The Loxodonta africana isolate mLoxAfr1 chromosome 1, mLoxAfr1.hap2, whole genome shotgun sequence genomic sequence AGTCAGAGCTTTGGGTACACAAGAAAGTGCGTGTGAATGTCAGGGGTAGAAAGTGGAGGTGGTTGGTGCCCCACAAATTTCTGCCAGGAGCACTGGGGCCAAAAAGCAGGGGGCATATAGGATGAAGTTTGGCCCCATTAGAAGCCAGTAAGGAGAGGATGTTCTTAGTAAACTATGACACTGAGCGTGCAAGGTCTGTCAGAAGCCTGCGAGGAATCCGTAGGGTGTATCCCCAATCTGCTTCTCTTAGAAGGGCCGTTGCCTAAAGTAGCAAAGACCATATGACCAATATTGTTCAAGCTCCTGATTTGGGCCCCTATCTCTGAGTGCCCCACCTCCCCGTAAACCGCACTTCCTCGCCACCCCTCTCTGCTCTATTTCCTGTCCACTACTTCTCTAAAAAAGGTAATGCAAATGGTTTGTTCTTGgttactaacttaaaggttggaggtttgaacccagccagcagcaccatggaaggaaggtctagcaacctgcttccataaagattacaaccaagagaaccctatgaagcagttctactctgtaacccatgggtttgccatgagtgggaatcaactcaatggcaatagataCTTGTCTATATCACCCTTTCCTAGCCTCTTCTCTCCGTAGAATCTCTGATTCTTCACCCTTATCCTGTTCAGACCCTCTACTTTCCTCCATTAAGACTCCCGGGGCCCTCTGCACCTGGGGGTGCTGGACAAGCACGTGCCACTGATGATGAAGATGGTGCCCACGAGGAAGCCCACTAGGCCGATGGCCAGACCCAGGGCACAGATGAAGGTCTCTGTGGTGTCTGGTAGCGGGGTAGGTGTGTAGGGctctgtgagagagagaaagagtcgGGGTATGGCAAAGGGATTCTAGAGAAAAGGAAGCATGCATCTGAGGAAGATGGGCTGGGGAGGGGTCTCCATACCCCAGTGCTTGAGGAGCGGCTCCTCTAGGCCCCAGTGCTCCACTTTGCAGTCATAGACATCTTCGGCTGAGGGCACGAAGGTTAAGTAGTAGAACTTTCGGAATAAATGGTCAGGCTGGGAATAGAAGCTGGTCTGGGCCACACCCTTGGTGATTTTCTGACCATTATGCAGCCAGGTGATGTTGATGACAGGGGGGAAGATGTTGTCCACAATGCAGATGAGGACGTTGGGCTGGCCCAGCTCCACTCTGTACTTGGGGAGCACGGTCACCTTTGGAGGCACTAGGAAGAATAAGGCCCTGAATCTCAAAGGCTCATCCCTTACAGCCCAGGCCTCACAAGGGCTGGGATTGAGGGACACCTCCTCCTATTTAGCCATTTGCAGGCAGGGGATGCTCTGGGGGTAGGGATGGTAACTGCTAGGGCAAGAGGGAAGGAAAACAGAGGGAGAAGATGCTGAGAGGACAGTGGGGACTCCAGGGCTGCTATGTCTAACAGGTCCCTGGTGGGAGTCTCGGTGAGTATGGTCATTCCTCATGAAGGAAGAGGGTGCTGAAGGGGTCTGAGAAGATCTAGAGACCCCTGGGAAAGAAACAGGCTGAGGACAACAGTCATGGATTCTGAAAGAGTGGTGTGTCAGAGAAGGGATG encodes the following:
- the LOC100672091 gene encoding HLA class II histocompatibility antigen, DO alpha chain isoform X1, which encodes MVLSGVLALGLHILVTLLSTQEAEAIQADHMGSYGPAFYQSYDASGQFTHEFDGEQLFSVDLKTKEAVWRLPEFGNFARFDPQGGLASIALIKAHLDALVERSNRTRATSVPPKVTVLPKYRVELGQPNVLICIVDNIFPPVINITWLHNGQKITKGVAQTSFYSQPDHLFRKFYYLTFVPSAEDVYDCKVEHWGLEEPLLKHWEPYTPTPLPDTTETFICALGLAIGLVGFLVGTIFIISGTCLSSTPRCRGPRES
- the LOC100672091 gene encoding HLA class II histocompatibility antigen, DO alpha chain isoform X2; translation: MVLSGVLALGLHILVTLLSTQEAEAIQADHMGSYGPAFYQSYDASGQFTHEFDGEQLFSVDLKTKEAVWRLPEFGNFARFDPQGGLASIALIKAHLDALVERSNRTRATSVPPKVTVLPKYRVELGQPNVLICIVDNIFPPVINITWLHNGQKITKGVAQTSFYSQPDHLFRKFYYLTFVPSAEDVYDCKVEHWGLEEPLLKHWEPYTPTPLPDTTETFICALGLAIGLVGFLVGTIFIISGTCLSSTPRQRPF